A genomic segment from Malus domestica chromosome 05, GDT2T_hap1 encodes:
- the LOC139196057 gene encoding protein neprosin-like, translating to MLESCNKDPVSENWWLQIGAKSNITVGYWPKEIVPGLLNRAEDAGWGGIAMTKENEDIPPMGGGQFPDGFYDHAAYFKEVRYMLKGLEQVIPTYCDSFTEHADGTGCYALQNDKDTWLEGWRYRFLFGGPGGNCGT from the exons ATGTTGGAATCATGCAATAAA GATCCAGTATCAGAAAATTGGTGGCTTCAGATAGGTGCAAAATCGAATATTACAGTGGGGTATTGGCCAAAGGAAATAGTTCCTGGCTTACTCAATAGGGCTGAAGATGCGGGGTGGGGAGGCATTGCCATGACTAAAGAAAACGAAGACATCCCTCCGATGGGGGGTGGTCAATTCCCCGATGGTTTCTATGATCATGCTGCTTATTTCAAAGAAGTTCGTTACATGCTGAAGGGTCTTGAACAAGTGATTCCCACATATTGTGATTCTTTTACTGAACATGCAGATGGAACAGGTTGTTATGCCTTACAAAACGATAAAGATACATGGCTCGAGGGTTGGCGTTATAGATTCCTCTTTGGAGGACCTGGTGGTAATTGTGGAACTTAG